Proteins found in one Oryza glaberrima chromosome 4, OglaRS2, whole genome shotgun sequence genomic segment:
- the LOC127769759 gene encoding CDT1-like protein a, chloroplastic has protein sequence MESATPSKRAKTAAGVATPQKMGKTTAAAALADQFLTPEKPTPKVAAAAAAAEQIWTPEKPEQPSAAERRARSSGGVAFSVKGVRRAALELRRRSERGAASPAAAAAAAEDELEAVERQLGVGPAPVRSPVKRRAKLPESYEMLCEFFNCFESSTRLLRMKGSKASFPNICASIQHLSERRFTYSHLAQLKYIMPEVIVINKILLRDETTCCMKPDLQVNLLVDAVEGVAKQKGETGYSALRRIFRQRLVDYFRDHPEGHDIPEHELPHPFGPTRSSAPQAIQEDIPKTVSALPLSSATDRQPVAMSHMPNSFKRMFSQRSAAAAAATTSTTSPLSKVEPSITSPLSRKSLLGSPVSGSVSLVRESEGQERSVEGVAFQSGVSEGTPAKFASTPVRLMAETPVLQTPKRPVSGTGYDTPPLKMAKRSARTKLFMTPTKDASSMDEKKQSTSASTLDGDDELLSFLPKSLLQSVKDKENRALVEKQTGFADHIKREKLIASLPSIFDIIFLIYQSRQRTVMTKQELIHKIIASNPKIVDRGEVEDQLKLLEEIIPDWISEKTARTGDVLCCVDTAMSQAEIRQRLYAAE, from the exons ATGGAATCCGCGACGCCATCCAAGAGGGCCAAGACGGCGGCCGGTGTCGCCACCCCGCAGAAGAtggggaagacgacggcggcggctgcgttgGCCGACCAGTTCTTGACGCCGGAGAAGCCGACGCCGaaggttgcggcggcggcggcggcggccgagcagATCTGGACGCCGGAGAAGCCGGAgcagccgtcggcggcggagcggagggcgcggagcagcggcggcgtggcgttcTCTGTCAAGGGGGTCCGGCGGGCGGCGctcgagctgcggcggcggtcggaGAGGGGGGcggcatcgccggcggcggcggcggcggcggcggaggacgagctCGAGGCCGTGGAGCGGCAGCTTGGTGTTGGTCCCGCGCCCGTCCGGAGCCCCGTCAAGCGCAGGGCCAAGCTGCCGGAGAG CTACGAGATGCTGTGCGAGTTCTTCAATTGCTTCGAGAGTTCCACCCGGTTGCTCCGTATGAAGGGGTCCAAGGCATCCTTCCCCAACATTTGTGCTAGCATCCAGCATTTGTCTGAACG GAGGTTTACCTACAGCCATCTTGCTCAGCTTAAGTACATAATGCCTGAGGTTATTGTTATCAATAAGATCCTTTTGCGTGATGAGACGACTTGCTGCATGAAGCCTGATCTTCAGGTGAACCTCCTGGTTGATGCGGTTGAGGGTGTTGCCAAGCAAAAGGGGGAAACCGGATACTCGGCCTTGAGAAGGATCTTCAGGCAGAGGCTTGTGGATTACTTCAGAGACCATCCTGAG GGACATGACATTCCAGAGCATGAACTGCCACATCCATTTGGTCCAACAAGATCAAGTGCACCCCAGGCCATTCAAGAAGATATTCCCAAAACTGTTTCTGCGCTACCGTTGTCATCTGCAACTGATCGGCAGCCTGTTGCAATGTCTCACATGCCTAATTCCTTCAAGAGAATGTTTTCACAGCGatctgcggctgctgctgctgcaactaCAAGCACAACCAGTCCGCTTTCAAAGGTTGAGCCCTCTATTACCTCGCCATTGAGCAGGAAGTCGCTGCTCGGTTCTCCTGTTTCTGGTAGTGTGAGCTTAGTCCGTGAATCCGAAGGCCAAGAGAGAAGTGTCGAGGGTGTTGCATTCCAGTCTGGTGTTTCAGAAGGAACTCCTGCAAAGTTTGCCTCTACGCCGGTGAGGTTAATGGCAGAGACACCAGTCCTTCAAACCCCCAAAAGGCCTGTGTCTGGTACAGGCTATGATACTCCACCTCTCAAGATGGCGAAGCGATCTGCTAGGACGAAGCTCTTCATGACACCGACGAAAGATGCTAGCAGCATGGATGAGAAAAAGCAAAGCACAAGTGCATCGACCcttgatggtgatgatgagtTGCTCAGTTTTCTCCCAAAGTCTCTCCTGCAATCG GTGAAGGACAAGGAAAACAGAGCTTTGGTGGAGAAGCAAACCGGATTTGCAGATCACATTAAAAGGGAGAAACTAATAGCATCACTGCCAAGCATCTTTGACATTATCTTCCTTATCTATCAATCAAGGCAGCGCACTGTGATGACAAAGCAGGAGCTCATCCACAAGATAATTGCAAGCAATCCAAAAATTGTGGACAGAG GTGAAGTTGAAGATCAGTTAAAATTGTTGGAAGAGATAATTCCAGACTGGATCTCTGAGAAAACCGCACGAACTGGTGATGTTCTCTGTTG TGTGGATACAGCAATGAGCCAAGCAGAGATTCGACAGAGGCTGTATGCTGCTGAATAG